The proteins below are encoded in one region of Penicillium psychrofluorescens genome assembly, chromosome: 4:
- a CDS encoding uncharacterized protein (ID:PFLUO_006038-T1.cds;~source:funannotate) has protein sequence MGSNILITGAAGYIGGSIIADFLASKTTSIGADRLVAAVRSENQANSLSKLGISVLRLDLADEDAVVESVLRHNISIVIHTASSVNPDLALYLITALSKQGEVSGKKTYFIHTSGLGAFFENTGWPAGPFKDTDAVFDTEKELANSSPLRKTDVAVIEHAETRGVACFIVVPSIVYGKGTGEWNKLSVVLPVYVKASISGEAVYKFSENTKVSGVHISDLTALYGRIIENILQGEQLPSGREGYYFALAHYLYIGEFLDHLAVELKARGLITDSKTRIYPNDEAAARTLGVPVPFVRPLWNSGDNIIAEIPHRIGWRPMWNKERLLQNIGDEIQAVVELGKAKSSLIDSLFKVAGGR, from the exons ATGGGCTCAAACATCTTGatcaccggcgccgccggctACAT AGGGGGCTCCATAATTGCAGACTTTCTGGCAAGCAAGACCACATCGATCGGCGCGGATCGGCTTGTTGCTGCGGTTAGATCCGAAAATCAAGCTAATTCTTTATCGAAATTGGGCATCTCTGTTCTTAGATTGGATCTGgccgatgaagatgctgTGGTCGAAAGCGTGCTGCGCCATAACA TCAGCATTGTCATTCACACAGCAAGCTCTGTTAATCCAGATCTAGCGCTATACCTAATCACCGCGTTGAGCAAACAGGGTGAGGTGAGCGGGAAGAAAACATATTTCATCCAC ACCTCGGGATTGGGTGCATTCTTTGAAAATACCGGTTGGCCAGCCGGACCATTTAAGGACACGGATGCGGTGTTCGATACGGAGAAGGAATTGGCCAACTCCTCCCCGCTCCGAAAG ACCGACGTAGCTGTCATCGAGCACGCCGAAACACGAGGAGTAGCTTGTTTCATCGTCGTACCTTCCATAGTTT ATGGGAAGGGCACCGGCGAATGGAATAAGCTGTCTGTAGTACTGCCTGTCTATGTCAAGGCCAGCATTTCGGGCGAAGCAGTTTACAAATTCTCTGAAAACACG AAAGTCTCAGGCGTGCACATCTCTGATCTGACAGCCCTTTATGGACGGATTATCGAGAACATTCTCCAGGGAGAGCAGCTTCCAAGTGGCAGAGAAGGATACTACTTCGCACTAGCCCATTATCTCTATATTGGAGAATTTTTGGATCACTTAGCTGTAGAGCTAAAGGCTCGTGGTCTCATAACAGACTCAAAGACAAGGATTTATCCGAATGATGAAGCTGCTGCGAGGACCCTAGGCGTTCCCGTGCCGTTTGTGCGGCCCCTGTGGAATTCGGG CGATAACATCATTGCCGAGATTCCGCACAGAATCGGATGGAGGCCGATGTGGAATAAAGAACGACTCTTGCAAAACATCGGCGACGAGATACAAGCTGTAGTGGAGCTTGGAAAGGCGAAGAGCAGTCTTATTGACTCCTTGTTTAAAGTCGCTGGAGGGCGATAG
- a CDS encoding uncharacterized protein (ID:PFLUO_006041-T1.cds;~source:funannotate), translating to MGPIQQKALINCDLGEAYGNWACGPDEELLPMIDIANVACGFHGGDPLIMMETVRRCKAHNVKIGAHPGLPDLQGFGRREMKLSPEELTAITVYQVGALREFLDREGVPLNHVKPHGVLYGMMCRDLEVAKAVMQGIPKGVPVFGLSGTCMEQAAHELGVDFWAEMYGDVKYDSRGMLVIDRKKKPWNTADVEKHVRQQLEEQSVTAVDGSTVSLPLKSYPLSICCHSDSPGCLEIVATTRKLADEFNKKYGW from the exons ATGGGCCCGATCCAGCAAAAGGCATTGATCAACTGCGACCTCGGTGAAGCA TACGGCAACTGGGCTTGCGGTCCAGATGAAGAATTGCTACCGATGATCGATATCGCAAATGTCGCTTGCGGTTTTCACGGAGGTGATCCCCTGATCATGATGGAGACCGTCCGACGCTGCAAAGCACACAACGTCAAAATCGGGGCCCACCCGGGACTACCTGATCTTCAAGGGTTCGGCAGACGTGAGATGAAACTCTCACCGGAGGAGTTAACCGCTATCACGGTGTACCAAGTTGGCGCGTTGAGGGAATTCCTGGACCGCGAGGGGGTGCCGCTGAACCATGTCAAGCCACATGGTGTTTTGTATGGCATGATGTGTAGAGACCTGGAGGTGGCCAAGGCTGTGATGCAGGGGATTCCCAAGGGAGTGCCGGTCTTCGGACTGAGTGGTACATGCATGGAGCAGGCGGCTCATGAGCTAGGTGTGGACTTTTGGGCAGAAATGTACGGGGATGTCAAGTACGATTCTCGTGGGATGCTGGTCATTGatcgcaagaagaagccctGGAACACGGCGGATGTTGAGAAACACGTTcgccagcagctcgaagaGCAGTCTGTCACGGCTGTAGATGGATCGACAGTGTCTTTGCCGCTGAAGTCTTATCCGCTGTCCATCTGCTGCCACAGTGATTCTCCCGGTTGTTTGGAGATTGTTGCTACGACGCGGAAGCTGGCTGACGAGTTCAACAAGAAGTATGGCTGGTAG
- a CDS encoding uncharacterized protein (ID:PFLUO_006040-T1.cds;~source:funannotate), producing MLGPPHPKQTVIPLALKLTNESQKPSLDSIVKTVKSLQERDGTFTKSLARHGTLLFRGLPIHNAEEFSRFAHAFGYKPHEIIGIVVDRPLLAPNVAPANEAPKEILIYSHNESPQVPHAPEYIFFYGYRAPKNGGESPISSSLELFHRAQQEIPEFIAELAEKGILSKVTYKYEKQYEGGSTLSQAFGKDIVEGDSEETKRRKIEAQIARYGRGKYTTWAWTDDGLVLTHRLPVVRTQPETNLPTLFTGLASYWKNMQVNAGARKNVTQQLFGDGSVIPEKYLAHLAKITDEIRVLHKWQEGDVLIYDNLIAQHGREPWEGEQADRVVLASLFDGASVPGAYGSGDWAKVVQALD from the coding sequence ATGCTTGGACCGCCGCACCCCAAGCAAACAGTGATTCCCCTCGCTCTCAAACTCACCAACGAGTCACAGAAGCCAAGTCTTGATAGCATTGTCAAGACCGTTAAGTCTCTGCAAGAACGAGATGGCACATTTACCAAAAGCCTCGCCAGACATGGCACGCTACTCTTCCGCGGTCTTCCCATTCACAACGCAGAGGAATTTAGCAGATTCGCCCATGCCTTCGGCTACAAGCCGCACGAGATCATCGGCATCGTAGTTGACAGACCTCTACTAGCACCGAACGTGGCACCCGCAAATGAGGCACCTAAAGAAATTCTTATCTACAGTCACAACGAATCACCACAAGTCCCTCATGCCCCAGAATACATCTTCTTCTATGGTTACCGTGCTCCTAAGAATGGCGGGGAATCGCCTatctcgtcgtcgctggAATTATTCCACCGTGCACAGCAAGAAATCCCTGAGttcatcgccgagctcgcGGAGAAAGGCATCTTAAGCAAAGTCACCTACAAATACGAAAAGCAATACGAAGGCGGGTCCACCCTCAGCCAGGCCTTCGGAAAAGACATAGTCGAGGGCGACTCCGAAGAAACCAAGCGCCGCAAAATCGAGGCCCAGATTGCGCGGTATGGCCGCGGTAAGTATACGACGTGGGCATGGACAGATGACGGACTCGTCCTGACGCACCGATTACCGGTGGTTAGGACGCAGCCAGAGACTAATTTGCCGACACTGTTTACGGGCCTGGCTTCGTATTGGAAGAATATGCAGGTCAATGCTGGTGCACGGAAGAATGTCACGCAGCAGCTTTTTGGCGATGGGAGTGTGATCCCAGAGAAGTATTTGGCGCATCTGGCCAAGATTACGGATGAAATTCGGGTGTTGCACAAATGGCAGGAGGGAGATGTGTTGATTTACGATAATTTGATTGCGCAGCATGGGAGGGAGCCGTGGGAGGGCGAACAGGCGGATCGAGTGGTGCTGGCGAGTCTGTTCGATGGTGCGAGTGTACCAGGCGCCTACGGGTCTGGAGATTGGGCGAAGGTCGTGCAGGCTTTGGATTGA
- a CDS encoding uncharacterized protein (ID:PFLUO_006039-T1.cds;~source:funannotate), which yields MNGLGVGGSQSPDLVNAANALLYAFMTVTCFAGPWMTNIIGFRWTLALGSIGYPLYAAGLYLNNRTGATWLVYLGSVTCGLSAGFFWSVEGAIATGYPEQHKRGRYIATWFTFRNFGNIIGGAVSLGINHSVNHQGQVGYQTYLAFIAIQCLGLVFGLLLSNPEKVQRDDNTKIEAPRGIHWREEARIMWRLARSKSILLLVPLFWYFGWIQAYPGTYLETYFTVRSRALGSFMSAVVGTLATWLGGSLVDLPWLKSRKTRAIITYGLIAVLNSATWIWAVVIQDEYRHTNPVLDWGDQHAFGRGFGLYLFERISLGLVENYIYWCISNLSDSPGDQIRYSSLLRGIETAGVAVGFGVQAVPTALIATASINFGLWFLALPFSYYATLQVVRKFESLPQQGENSEEEERRVSAP from the coding sequence ATGAACGGtctcggcgtcggcggcTCTCAAAGCCCTGACCTGGTTAATGCCGCCAATGCGCTTCTCTACGCTTTCATGACGGTGACCTGCTTTGCGGGGCCGTGGATGACCAATATTATCGGCTTTCGCTGGACCCTTGCTCTTGGATCAATTGGTTACCCGCTATACGCCGCAGGTCTGTACCTGAACAACCGCACCGGTGCGACCTGGCTAGTGTACCTGGGCTCGGTGACTTGCGGTCTCAGTGCTGGATTCTTCTGGAGTGTTGAGGGTGCTATCGCAACGGGCTATCCCGAACAGCACAAACGGGGTCGCTATATTGCGACTTGGTTTACCTTTCGCAATTTCGGTAACATTATTGGCGGTGCTGTGTCCCTGGGAATCAATCACAGTGTAAATCATCAAGGTCAGGTCGGATATCAGACATACCTTGCCTTCATCGCTATTCAGTGCCTTGGTCTGGTTTTTGGTTTACTCCTCTCGAACCCAGAGAAAGTCCAAAGAGACGATAACACCAAAATTGAGGCGCCGCGTGGCATACACTGGCGTGAGGAAGCCCGGATTATGTGGAGACTGGCACGAAGCAAATCCATCTTGCTTCTCGTGCCACTGTTTTGGTACTTTGGGTGGATCCAGGCGTATCCAGGTACATATCTCGAGACATACTTCACAGTACGGTCGCGGGCACTCGGCAGCTTCATGTCTGCTGTTGTGGGTACACTGGCGACATGGCTCGGCGGATCACTCGTCGATCTACCATGGCTTAAGAGTCGCAAGACGCGGGCTATCATCACCTATGGACTCATTGCTGTTCTAAACAGCGCCACCTGGATCTGGGCCGTTGTCATTCAGGATGAATACCGACATACTAATCCCGTGCTGGACTGGGGCGACCAGCACGCCTTTGGCCGTGGGTTTGGATTGTATCTTTTTGAAAGGATCAGTCTGGGTTTGGTTGAGAATTATATCTACTGGTGCATTAGCAACTTGTCGGACTCGCCCGGGGATCAAATTCGGTACAGCTCGTTGCTGAGGGGCATCGAGACGGCGGGTGTTGCTGTTGGCTTCGGTGTACAGGCTGTTCCGACGGCGCTGATTGCCACGGCGAGCATTAATTTTGGATTATGGTTTCTTGCATTGCCTTTTAGTTATTATGCGACCTTGCAAGTCGTGCGCAAGTTTGAGAGTTTACCGCAACAGGGCGAGAACtcggaagaggaagagaggagagTTTCTGCGCCATGA
- a CDS encoding uncharacterized protein (ID:PFLUO_006042-T1.cds;~source:funannotate): protein MESLKKLLIANRGEIAVRIIRTAKKLNIQTIAIYTEPDAASTHVHLADKAVLLQGPPSKTYLDGDQIINIAKQYHAQAVIPGYGFLSENADFARSVAQAGLVFIGPSPECMEAFGLKHTARELAIKADVPIVPGSKGLVQSEDEAIEIAQELGFPVMLKATAGGGGMGLLTCHSAQEVRQSFATVRSRGEALFKNAGIFIERYYLSSHHIEIQVFGNGQGKAVAIGERECSIQRRHQKVIEECPSPFVIKHSGLREKLCQASVRLAESIHYGSAGTIEYLVDDETGAFFFLEMNTRLQVEHGITELCYGIDLVDLMLKQADTMVSGKKGLDASVLENLSVHAPSGAAIEARIYAENPAKDFAPCPGTLQDVEWKELPGSRIDTWVYRGITISANYDPLLAKVMYHSPTRKQTIEGMHTILRESRICGPPTNLEFLACILSDERFVAGDTVTRFLDNFDFRPSAIDVLSGGAYTLIEDWPGRPTLGRGFCHSGPMDPLAFRIANALVGNPIGTEALEITLSGPDLRFLGPAVVSLCGAEIDATLDGEPVTRWSRVTIAAGQRLTIGKVTGGGCRAYLAVYGGFSNVAEWFGSKSTSPMVGVGGYQGRQLAAGDLLSISPDPPIDSGKLSLPDCLIPEYPRHWELLSMPGPFDVGYIEEESIDMLFETEWKVSHNAARGGIRLIGPKPKFSRSDGGEGGAHPSNLIEYGYGIGAINWTGDDPVIFPVDSPDFGGFISSHTIVKGDIWKVGQLQAGDTLKFRAVSLENAISSRRDTESFVDAVVHACNGAGDFSGIAPLNRSLPPESKGKDRGTGIVDQIQEQGNRPLVTYRQNGDDYLLIDYGHGAFDLNHRCRVTALKKVLVEAQGDISFSNGLVGMVGCGNSLMLHYNGLRLPREKLLSYLRSIESELGDLSQIKVPSRLFKLPLTFESKKQTEAITRYIETQRPYASYLPDNIDFIAKNNAFTRAQLEEIFLTANFMVIAVGFFTALPLSLPVDPRQPNPSRVFTPAGSVSWGGSCMALYNVDSPGGYQMAGMTIPGVDILGSKRGYGANKPWLFEDFDQLTFYPVSEEKYGEQLSLFNSGRYEYQWEAVEFDMAEHNRLLKETKDEVSAIRDRQRQAQAKMDQLENDLLQRWAKEKAENEIPSDTIETLLQDPQIMPIEAPLSANVWKIEVKEGDKLGEDHLVTILEAMKLEINVRAEPATVGGTVDKILVKQGDSIEAGKPMFLIRKQG from the exons ATGGAATCGCTCAAGAAACTGCTGATTGCCAATCGGGGCGAGATTGCTGTGAGGATCATTCGAACGGCGAA GAAACTGAACATCCAAACCATAGCCATATACACCGAGCCCGATGCAGCATCCACTCATGTCCACCTCGCCGACAAAGCAGTCCTACTTCAAGGCCCCCCATCCAAGACGTATCTAGACGG GGATCAAATCATCAACATCGCCAAGCAGTATCACGCGCAGGCCGTTATACCAGGATATGGGTTCTTGTCTGAGAATGCGGACTTTGCACGATCGGTTGCACAGGCCGGCCTCGTCTTTATTGGCCCTTCGCCCGAGTGCATGGAAGCTTTTGGTCTCAAGCACACTGCGCGGGAGCTAGCTATTAAAGCGGATGTCCCTATTGTTCCTGGCTCAAAAGGGCTGGTCcagagcgaggatgaagctATTGAAATTGCACAGGAGCTTGGGTTCCCG GTTATGCTGAAAGCCACCGCAGGAGGCGGAGGAATGGGCCTTCTGACCTGCCACTCAGCGCAGGAAGTTCGCCAATCGTTCGCGACAGTCCGCTCGCGCGGCGAAGCACTTTTCAAGAATGCCGGCATATTCATCGAGCGCTATTACCTATCCAGCCATCATATTGAAATCCAAGTCTTTGGTAATGGCCAGGGCAAGGCTGTGGCAATCGGTGAGCGCGAGTGTAGCATCCAGCGCCGCCACCagaaggtcatcgaggaATGCCCCAGCCCTTTTGTCATCAAGCACAGCGGGCTCCGTGAGAAGCTCTGTCAAGCTTCCGTCCGTCTGGCCGAATCTATTCACTATGGCTCTGCAGGCACGATCGAGTATCttgtcgatgatgaaacAGGcgccttctttttcctggaGATGAATACGCGTCTGCAAGTGGAGCATGGCATCACGGAGCTTTGTTATGGCATTGACCTCGTCGACCTGATGCTCAAGCAGGCTGATACCATGGTTTCAGGAAAGAAAGGTCTTGATGCATCGGTGCTGGAGAACCTATCTGTCCATGCTCCTTCCGGTGCGGCTATCGAAGCCCGTATCTATGCCGAGAATCCGGCTAAGGATTTCGCTCCGTGTCCTGGAACTTTGCAAGATGTCGAATGGAAAGAATTACCAGGTTCCAGGATTGACACATGGGTCTATAGAGGAATTACCATCTCTGCAAATTACG ACCCGCTTCTGGCAAAAGTAATGTATCATTCGCCGACACGAAAGCAGACAATTGAGGGCATGCATACCATATTGCGGGAGTCACGTATCTGTGGCCCGCCAACGAACCTGGAGTTCCTAGCCTGTATTCTGTCAGATGAACGATTCGTCGCTGGGGATACCGTGACGAGATTTCTGGATAACTTTGATTTCCGCCCCTCAGCAATTGACGTGCTTTCTGGTGGCGCCTATACGCTGATCGAAGACTGGCCGGGTCGTCCTACGCTGGGCAGAGGCTTCTGTCACTCCGGGCCCATGGACCCGTTAGCATTTCGCATTGCCAATGCACTCGTGGGCAATCCTATCGGGACCGAGGCGTTGGAAATCACGCTCAGTGGGCCGGATCTGCGATTCCTGGGACCAGCTGTGGTCTCCCTTTGTGGCGCGGAAATAGATGCCACCCTTGATGGAGAGCCCGTTACAAGATGGTCTCGCGTCACGATCGCCGCCGGTCAGCGCCTCACTATCGGGAAGGTGACTGGGGGCGGCTGCAGAGCCTACCTTGCTGTGTATGGGGGCTTCTCGAACGTGGCGGAATGGTTTGGCTCCAAATCGACTTCTCCTATGGTTGGCGTTGGTGGATATCAAGGCCGTCAGTTGGCAGCAGGGGATTTGCTGTCTATTTCCCCCGACCCACCAATTGATAGTGGCAAGCTGTCACTTCCAGATTGCCTTATACCCGAGTACCCCAGACACTGGGAGCTGCTCTCCATGCCAGGTCCATTTGATGTGGGCTatatcgaagaagagagcatTGACATGCTCTTTGAGACAGAATGGAAAGTGTCTCACAACGCCGCGAGAGGTGGTATACGGTTGATTGGCCCAAAGCCCAAATTCTCGCGCTctgatggcggagaaggaggtgcACATCCATCCAACTTGATCGAGTACGGGTATGGAATAGGCGCCATCAACTGGACTGGCGATGACCCTGTTATTTTCCCCGTCGACTCCCCAGATTTTGGGGGTTTTATCAGCAGTCACACAATTGTAAAAGGTGATATTTGGAAAGTAGGCCAGCTTCAAGCAGGGGACACTTTGAAATTCAGGGCTGTGTCTTTGGAGAATGCGATATCGTCCCGTCGGGATACGGAATCATTCGTGGATGCTGTTGTACATGCCTGCAATGGGGCTGGCGATTTCAGCGGTATTGCGCCTCTGAACCGCTCCCTGCCCCCAGAGTCGAAAGGAAAAGATCGGGGCACCGGCATTGTTGATCAGATCCAGGAGCAAGGCAACAGGCCTCTTGTGACATATAGACAG AATGGAGACGACTACCTCCTTATTGACTATGGCCACGGGGCTTTTGATTTGAATCACCGGTGCAGAGTCACCGCGCTCAAGAAGGTCCTTGTCGAAGCCCAAGGAGACATATCTTTCTCCAATGGTCTGGTCGGTATGGTAGGATGTGGAAACT CGCTCATGCTCCATTACAATGGCTTGAGACTCCCGCGCGAGAAGCTTCTCAGCTACCTCCGCTCAATCGAATCCGAATTGGGAGATCTTAGCCAAATAAAAGTGCCCAGTCGTCTGTTTAAGCTCCCCTTGACCTTTGAAAGCAAGAAACAGACAGAAGCCATTACCAGATACATCGAGACGCAGCGCCCATATGCGTCATATCTGCCAGATAACATCGACTTCATAGCCAAGAACAACGCTTTCACGAGGGCGCAGCTTGAAGAGATCTTCTTGACGGCCAATTTCATGGTTATCGCTGTCGGCTTCTTTACGGCACTacctctttcccttcccgTCGACCCCCGACAAC CGAACCCGTCACGGGTGTTCACGCCGGCAGGCTCGGTGTCGTGGGGAGGCAGCTGTATGGC ATTATACAACGTCGATTCTCCCGGCGGGTATCAAATGGCGGGGATGACAATTCCAGGCGTCGATATCCTCGGCTCCAAACGCGGCTATGGCGCAAATAAGCCCTGGCTGTTCGAAGACTTCGACCAGCTGACCTTCTACCCCGTTTCGGAAGAGAAATATGGGGAACAGCTCTCCCTCTTCAATAGTGGGCGCTACGAGTATCAATGGGAGGCAGTCGAGTTCGATATGGCGGAGCACAACAGGCTTCTCAAAGAGACCAAGGATGAAGTGTCTGCCATTAGGGATCGCCAGAGACAAGCGCAGGCGAAGATGGATCAATTGGAGAATGATCTGTTGCAGAGGTGGGCAAAGGAAAAGGCTGAGAACGAGATCCCGAGTGATACGATTGAGACTTTGCTACAAG ATCCCCAGATCATGCCTATCGAGGCACCTCTCAGCGCCAACGTGTGGAAGATCGAGGTGAAAGAGGGCGACAAGCTCGGTGAGGACCATCTTGTCACCATTCTCGAAGCGATGAAGCTTGAGATCAACGTCAGGGCTGAACCAGCCACTGTTGGAGGAACTGTCGACAAGATCCTGGTCAAGCAAGGTGACTCGATCGAGGCAGGGAAACCAATGTTTCTGATTCGGAAGCAAGGATAA
- a CDS encoding uncharacterized protein (ID:PFLUO_006037-T1.cds;~source:funannotate), with translation MASTSPVILILGSGPNVGQHVARAFAAKGYKVALASRSLKEEDSNADQIHISADLSDPHSVKGIFSKVKASLGLPSVVVYNAAAVTPNNPEDPLSLPLADFSRDFHINTTSAFVAAQQAALSFEELTDHGSKTFIYTGNILNSTTMAPLLDLGVGKSATAHIIRSAAAAYSNRGFKFYYADERKADGAPAYSQLNGDAHAKLYVELAEHKSQGPWQQTFVKDIGYKHFPAA, from the exons ATGGCTAGCACATCTCCGGTTATTCTCATTCTCGGATCGGGACCCAATGTCGGGCAGCATGTAGCTCGGGCCTTTGCCGCAAAGGGCTACAAAGTTGCCCTTGCCTCTAGAAGCCTTAAGGAAGAAGATAGCAATGCGGACCAAATCCACATTTCCGCCGACCTGTCGGATCCTCATTCCGTGAAGGGCATCTTTTCGAAAGTCAAAGCATCGCTCGGTCTGCCAAGTGTTGTTGTTTACAATG CTGCTGCCGTGACTCCAAACAATCCAGAGGATCCTCTGTCTCTTCCCTTAGCGGACTTCAGTCGAGACTTCCACATCAACACCACTAGTGCGTTTGTCGCTGCACAACAGGCGGCTTTAAGCTTCGAGGAACTCACTGATCATGGGAGTAAGACATTCATCTACACTGGTAATATACTTAACTCGACCACTATGGCACcccttctggatcttggtgTGGGCAAATCCGCAACGGCCCACATCATCcgctctgctgctgccgcctACTCTAACAGAGGCTTCAA GTTCTATTATGCCGATGAGCGGAAGGCTGATGGGGCTCCTGCTTACTCTCAGCTCAATGGAGACGCACATGCAAAATTGTATGTCGAGCTCGCTGAGCACAAGTCTCAGGGTCCTTGGCAGCAGACTTTTGTCAAGGATATCGGATATAAGCACTTCCCCGCCGCTTGA